In a genomic window of Arcticibacter tournemirensis:
- a CDS encoding tail fiber domain-containing protein, with protein MKELRWLFVFLVLTSNPKVGLNQTIKQFNGLFNITAVKTVASQYEITGYFTDNSNTFTASNVLANDQIIDPNGTALKISTITSISGNQIVAVCDNTSTNYPSIGMGIIFRPTTSGYPLIANSTPTNILNTALNTSTISIDSDLPSFNSGPALPTIPYVSGDVIRLSSNSSFFKLANSRWSQLTATPSVKFAMTVDVVPVDPAGTIALVLGSQKYYYSDGALWKEIPAILSLPVLPKFGDVFFVTGEKKLYMYADGGVDGAKWMPISSSGIAGGGTADFPTDPKPGDLFFNTDNNTLYLFDATYAWVEVSTNGSTPAGYSNPDPMAVYVKEGQLFYNSSETQLYVYNGTEWIPVGNKLGDGQIFVGNSSNVAAPVPMSGDATISNTGKLTIKDKAITDAKLDKTNIPLSGFGNPVADISVGDGTNNYKITNLKAPSASTDAVTKAYVDGLFSNSGSLTLAFNNLFVGSALNKAVATPKTSIPLSGFGNPTANISMNGFRLTNLPNPPSAGSDAVSKDYVDNAVSNKTVLPININLSRNMVLVGNDQDQAGMMEKFDIPVSDFGAAKKDVSLGSFKITNLATPTLGTDAANKDYVDNKVYPSTNIALGNGNFLIGNSSGKAAETTKNLIPISGFGAAAADVSLGSYKITNLAAPVGDNDAVNKKYIEDLLKSPSNALALPSGNLFVGNATGKAEATLKNAIPVSGFGKATAPVYMGDAITQYTISNLANPMDAQDAATKAYVDLKIANPSSITLANNHILVGNVANQAEAIAKTSVPITDFGAAAQNLSLGNFNITNVRDPVDDGDAVNKKYLTTQLSSVGNLLALPSGQMFVGNLSGKAAATAKNAISLSDFGPVTKDLSLLNFKITALADPTADQEAATKKYVDSKTGIITVTPPTTPVTGSTYYNTTEKKLYVYDGTKWIPVNSQLPAGQLYLGDASGNAAAVAKNTIPLSGFGAPETDIAFGAHKITGLADPTADQEAATKKYVDSKTGIITVTPPTTPVTGSTYYNTTEKKLYVYDGTKWIPVNSQLPTGQLYVGDASGNASAAAKNTISLSEFGVVTKDLPLANFKITGLGVPTTDLDAANKKYVDDLLSGINNLLLLPKGNMLVGDASGKAASMAKSAIPLSGFGDAEANISLGTGSNNYKVINLADPTADLDAANKKYVDSKVGTVTVTPPTTPVTGSTYYNTTEKKLYVYDGTKWIPVNSQLPTGQLYVGDASGNAAAVAKSTISLSDFGTVNKDLPLANFKITNLADPGSDLDAANKKYVDSKVGSVITTPPTTPTTGSTYYNTTEKKLYVYDGTKWIPVNSQLPTGQLYVGDATGNAAATEKNTIPLSGFGTPDADIAFGAHKITGLADPTADQEAATKKYVDGKVGSVITTPPTTPTTGSTYYNTTENKLYVYDGTKWIPVNSQLPTGQLYVGDASGNAAAAAKNTISLSDFGPVNKDLPLSSFKITGLADPTADQEAATKKYVDSKTGIITVTPPTTPVTGSTYYNTTEKKLYVYDGTKWIPVNSQLPTGQLYVGDASGNAAAAEKNTISLSEFGIVTKDLPLANFKITGLGIPTTDLDAANKKYVDDLLSGINNLLLLPKGNMLVGDASGKAASVAKSAIPLSGFGDAEANISLGTGSNNYKVINLADPTADLDAANKKYVDSKVGTVTVIPPTTPVTGSTYYNTTEKKLYVYDGTKWIPVNSQLPTGQLYVGDASGNAAAVEKSVVSLSEFGSVNKDLPLSNFKITTLADPTADQDAANKKYVDAQVLNAKAAPIGANTLLGNNTASDAAPQALTPAQVKAMLALNNVDNTTDASKNVYSATKLTTPITINGVTFDGSTNITVPGDNLGNHTASQNIKTLSYSISQDGTDGRGLSFESSGSGVFAQDVTIKGNLYTPSDARLKTNIETLTNVLEKIDKMRGVAFEYKDQRKYAKGPKIGVIAQELQKVYPNMVSKGQDGYLKVDYTQLTAVLIQAVKEQQQRMIEQQLEINELKSRLDKQQQQINSILKKLE; from the coding sequence ATGAAAGAATTAAGGTGGCTGTTCGTTTTTTTGGTACTCACATCGAATCCGAAAGTGGGTTTGAATCAGACTATTAAACAGTTTAACGGTCTTTTTAATATTACGGCAGTAAAGACTGTTGCGTCACAGTATGAAATCACTGGTTACTTTACCGACAATAGCAATACCTTTACTGCGTCTAATGTATTGGCAAATGATCAAATCATTGATCCCAATGGGACTGCACTGAAAATTTCTACAATAACTTCAATCTCAGGAAATCAAATTGTAGCGGTTTGTGACAATACCTCTACAAACTATCCATCAATTGGAATGGGCATAATATTCAGACCCACCACAAGTGGATATCCTTTGATTGCAAACTCCACGCCTACAAATATCCTGAATACGGCTCTTAATACTTCCACAATTTCTATTGATTCGGACCTTCCATCATTTAATTCCGGTCCGGCATTGCCAACCATACCCTATGTTTCTGGAGATGTAATTAGGTTGTCTTCCAATTCATCATTTTTCAAACTTGCAAACTCTAGATGGAGTCAGTTAACAGCAACACCATCTGTTAAGTTTGCGATGACGGTTGATGTAGTACCTGTTGACCCAGCAGGAACTATAGCACTAGTTTTGGGAAGTCAAAAGTATTATTACTCAGATGGGGCCTTATGGAAAGAGATCCCAGCGATCTTATCTTTACCTGTTCTCCCAAAGTTCGGCGATGTTTTTTTTGTAACGGGGGAAAAGAAACTTTATATGTATGCTGATGGAGGAGTAGACGGAGCAAAATGGATGCCGATCAGTAGTTCTGGGATAGCCGGAGGCGGAACGGCAGATTTTCCTACTGATCCCAAACCTGGTGATCTGTTTTTCAACACGGACAACAACACTCTTTACTTATTTGATGCCACATATGCGTGGGTAGAAGTTTCAACGAATGGCTCTACGCCTGCTGGCTATAGCAATCCAGACCCTATGGCGGTTTATGTAAAAGAAGGACAGCTTTTCTATAATTCGTCAGAAACGCAGCTCTATGTGTATAATGGAACAGAATGGATTCCGGTAGGGAATAAATTAGGTGACGGACAAATCTTTGTTGGTAATAGTTCCAATGTGGCAGCTCCAGTACCGATGTCAGGCGACGCGACAATTAGCAATACAGGGAAACTTACAATAAAGGATAAAGCAATAACAGATGCAAAGCTGGATAAGACAAATATTCCTCTGAGCGGTTTTGGAAATCCTGTTGCTGATATATCAGTGGGGGATGGGACTAACAATTATAAGATAACAAACTTAAAAGCGCCATCTGCATCGACAGATGCGGTAACAAAAGCTTATGTCGATGGACTGTTTTCCAATTCGGGCAGTTTAACTCTTGCTTTCAATAACCTTTTTGTTGGTAGTGCGCTGAATAAAGCAGTGGCGACGCCTAAGACCAGCATCCCATTGAGTGGGTTTGGTAATCCGACCGCCAATATTTCAATGAATGGTTTTCGCCTTACCAATCTTCCCAACCCTCCGAGTGCAGGGTCGGATGCGGTAAGCAAAGACTATGTTGATAACGCGGTTTCAAATAAAACCGTTCTGCCAATCAATATTAATCTGAGCCGGAACATGGTGCTGGTCGGAAATGATCAGGATCAGGCTGGAATGATGGAGAAATTTGATATACCTGTTAGTGATTTTGGTGCAGCTAAGAAGGATGTATCATTAGGGTCTTTCAAAATTACAAATCTCGCAACGCCGACTTTAGGTACTGATGCGGCAAACAAGGATTACGTTGATAATAAGGTTTACCCTTCAACGAATATTGCACTCGGAAATGGTAATTTTCTTATTGGGAACAGTTCGGGAAAGGCAGCGGAAACTACAAAGAATCTCATTCCGATTAGTGGCTTTGGTGCTGCAGCAGCGGATGTGTCGTTAGGAAGTTATAAGATTACAAATCTTGCCGCTCCTGTAGGTGATAACGACGCTGTAAACAAAAAGTATATTGAGGACCTGTTGAAGTCGCCCAGCAATGCGCTGGCACTTCCATCCGGTAATTTGTTTGTCGGAAATGCGACAGGAAAAGCGGAAGCGACGCTTAAAAACGCAATCCCCGTTAGTGGTTTTGGGAAGGCCACCGCTCCTGTTTACATGGGTGATGCGATTACACAATACACTATCAGTAATTTGGCGAATCCCATGGATGCGCAAGATGCCGCAACAAAAGCATATGTTGATCTGAAAATTGCGAATCCTTCATCGATCACCTTAGCGAATAATCATATTCTCGTCGGTAATGTAGCAAATCAAGCTGAAGCTATAGCGAAGACGAGTGTTCCAATTACTGATTTTGGCGCTGCAGCACAAAATCTCTCTTTAGGTAACTTCAATATCACAAACGTTCGCGATCCCGTAGATGACGGCGATGCTGTAAATAAAAAATATCTAACTACTCAACTATCATCTGTCGGAAATCTCCTTGCTTTGCCCTCCGGGCAAATGTTTGTTGGAAACCTCTCTGGAAAAGCTGCCGCCACCGCAAAGAATGCCATCTCGCTCAGTGATTTTGGACCTGTAACCAAAGATCTTTCCCTGTTAAATTTTAAGATCACCGCACTTGCCGATCCAACTGCCGACCAGGAAGCTGCGACCAAGAAATATGTCGACAGCAAAACAGGAATTATAACAGTTACTCCGCCGACAACTCCTGTAACCGGAAGTACGTATTATAATACAACAGAGAAGAAATTATATGTATACGACGGCACGAAGTGGATTCCTGTAAATAGTCAGTTGCCTGCCGGCCAGTTATATTTAGGGGATGCTTCCGGAAATGCTGCGGCTGTGGCAAAGAATACAATCCCATTAAGTGGCTTTGGAGCACCGGAGACTGACATCGCATTCGGTGCACATAAGATCACGGGTCTGGCCGATCCTACAGCAGATCAGGAAGCTGCGACCAAGAAATATGTCGACAGCAAAACGGGAATTATAACTGTTACGCCACCGACGACCCCCGTCACAGGAAGTACCTACTATAATACAACGGAAAAGAAATTATACGTCTACGACGGCACGAAGTGGATTCCTGTAAATAGTCAGTTACCTACCGGCCAGTTGTATGTGGGTGATGCTTCAGGAAATGCATCAGCGGCAGCAAAAAACACGATCTCGCTCAGCGAGTTCGGGGTTGTTACCAAAGACCTTCCGCTGGCAAACTTCAAGATAACGGGTCTGGGTGTGCCGACGACCGATCTGGATGCTGCAAACAAGAAATATGTTGATGACCTGCTTTCGGGGATCAATAACCTGCTTCTTCTTCCTAAAGGCAATATGCTAGTGGGAGATGCGTCTGGAAAAGCAGCTTCTATGGCTAAGAGCGCCATACCGTTAAGTGGCTTTGGCGACGCAGAAGCGAACATCTCGCTGGGTACAGGCAGCAATAATTATAAGGTGATCAACCTTGCCGATCCGACGGCAGATCTGGATGCTGCCAATAAGAAATATGTGGATAGTAAGGTAGGAACAGTAACGGTGACACCTCCGACAACGCCAGTTACGGGTAGTACTTATTACAATACGACAGAAAAGAAACTATATGTATATGATGGCACAAAGTGGATCCCTGTAAACAGTCAGCTGCCTACCGGACAGTTGTATGTTGGAGATGCTTCAGGGAATGCGGCAGCAGTGGCAAAGAGCACCATTTCGCTTAGCGATTTCGGGACTGTTAATAAGGATCTTCCGTTGGCTAATTTTAAAATTACAAACCTGGCAGATCCCGGTTCTGATCTGGATGCAGCGAATAAAAAATATGTTGATAGTAAAGTAGGATCGGTAATAACCACCCCACCTACTACGCCTACTACAGGAAGCACATACTATAACACTACTGAAAAGAAACTATATGTATACGATGGCACGAAATGGATTCCTGTGAATAGCCAGTTACCCACCGGCCAGTTGTATGTAGGAGATGCTACAGGGAATGCTGCAGCAACGGAAAAAAATACAATCCCATTAAGTGGTTTTGGAACTCCGGATGCTGATATCGCCTTCGGCGCTCATAAGATTACGGGGCTAGCCGATCCTACGGCAGATCAGGAGGCGGCGACCAAGAAATACGTAGACGGCAAGGTGGGATCGGTAATCACAACTCCACCAACAACGCCTACTACAGGGAGCACATACTATAATACGACAGAGAATAAGCTGTATGTATACGACGGCACGAAGTGGATTCCTGTAAATAGTCAGTTGCCTACAGGCCAGTTGTATGTAGGTGATGCTTCAGGAAATGCTGCAGCGGCAGCGAAAAATACAATCTCACTTAGTGATTTTGGGCCGGTTAATAAAGATCTTCCCCTCTCCAGTTTTAAAATTACAGGTCTGGCCGATCCTACAGCAGATCAGGAAGCTGCGACCAAGAAATATGTCGACAGCAAAACGGGAATTATAACTGTTACGCCACCGACGACCCCCGTCACAGGAAGTACGTACTATAATACAACGGAAAAGAAATTATACGTCTATGACGGTACGAAGTGGATCCCTGTAAACAGTCAGCTGCCAACTGGCCAGTTATATGTTGGCGATGCTTCGGGTAACGCAGCCGCCGCAGAAAAGAATACCATCTCTCTCAGCGAGTTTGGTATTGTTACCAAAGACCTTCCGCTGGCGAACTTCAAGATAACAGGTCTGGGTATTCCGACGACCGATCTGGATGCAGCCAACAAGAAATATGTGGATGATCTGCTTTCGGGTATCAATAATCTGCTTCTTCTCCCTAAAGGTAATATGTTGGTGGGGGACGCGTCAGGAAAAGCAGCATCTGTGGCTAAGAGCGCCATACCGTTAAGTGGCTTTGGCGACGCAGAAGCGAACATCTCGCTGGGTACAGGCAGCAATAATTATAAGGTGATCAACCTTGCCGATCCGACGGCAGATCTGGATGCTGCCAATAAGAAATATGTGGATAGTAAGGTAGGAACAGTAACGGTGATACCTCCGACAACGCCAGTTACGGGTAGTACTTATTACAATACGACAGAAAAGAAACTATATGTATATGATGGCACAAAGTGGATCCCTGTAAACAGTCAGCTGCCTACTGGTCAGCTATATGTTGGTGATGCTTCGGGTAATGCAGCCGCCGTTGAAAAAAGTGTAGTTTCCTTGAGTGAATTCGGCTCGGTAAATAAAGATCTGCCTCTCTCCAATTTTAAGATCACTACACTAGCCGACCCTACAGCCGACCAGGACGCAGCTAATAAGAAATATGTAGACGCACAAGTTCTGAACGCGAAGGCCGCTCCTATCGGAGCCAATACGCTATTGGGAAATAATACTGCTTCAGACGCGGCTCCGCAGGCCTTAACTCCTGCACAGGTAAAAGCAATGCTGGCGCTTAATAACGTAGATAATACCACCGACGCGAGTAAGAACGTGTATTCTGCGACCAAGCTAACTACTCCAATTACCATAAACGGCGTTACATTCGACGGATCTACGAACATTACAGTGCCAGGCGATAACCTGGGGAATCACACCGCCAGCCAGAATATTAAGACTTTATCCTACTCTATAAGCCAGGACGGAACAGATGGCCGCGGCCTCAGCTTTGAGTCGTCGGGGAGTGGTGTCTTTGCTCAGGATGTGACAATTAAAGGAAACCTTTATACTCCCTCTGATGCACGGTTGAAAACGAATATTGAGACGCTGACCAACGTATTGGAAAAAATAGATAAAATGAGGGGAGTAGCTTTCGAGTATAAAGATCAGAGGAAATATGCGAAAGGCCCCAAAATAGGTGTCATCGCGCAGGAGCTGCAGAAGGTATATCCAAATATGGTTAGTAAAGGGCAAGATGGTTATCTCAAAGTGGACTATACCCAGCTGACAGCCGTTTTGATACAGGCTGTAAAAGAACAGCAGCAGAGGATGATAGAGCAACAGTTAGAAATAAACGAGTTGAAATCCCGCCTTGATAAACAGCAGCAGCAGATTAACTCTATTCTAAAAAAACTGGAATAA